The Natrinema sp. HArc-T2 genome has a segment encoding these proteins:
- a CDS encoding CARDB domain-containing protein, which yields MTLKDDTSGGIILESSSPNGDYAAIEDGQLELNLEKLNDRAITRADDVFTITVTNETVERVWIEHNVSGLTFYEGDDPTNTITSSNPLDPAAGDTEHIGVAVDTNVAQGGTETFTLTVQYDDEEDHDPSPEIERSDLNVSSTTLETGDTITATATYRNFGDASGETTAQLTVDGTVVDQRTIDLEPGEERTVTFERTMYWPGTYEVGITGAGSQSVTVGGPPIDVVNASVDSTTVTTGDATTVRATVTNPTDRGVDRTLEVAVDGIVVDSRAVSIPANSERTVTFEREFATPGTYEIAVSGVPAGEVSVAEPAVGTLQNRELAAVTTAALAPPATAGLLFLAVSANRRWAIVR from the coding sequence ATGACCCTCAAGGACGATACCTCCGGCGGGATTATACTCGAGTCTTCCTCACCGAACGGCGACTACGCCGCGATCGAGGACGGCCAACTCGAGCTAAACCTCGAGAAACTCAACGACCGCGCGATCACACGCGCGGACGATGTCTTCACGATCACGGTCACCAACGAGACCGTCGAACGAGTCTGGATCGAGCACAACGTCAGCGGGCTCACGTTCTACGAAGGGGACGATCCAACCAACACGATCACCAGTTCGAATCCACTCGACCCCGCCGCCGGCGACACCGAACACATCGGCGTTGCCGTCGATACCAACGTCGCACAGGGAGGAACGGAGACGTTCACGCTCACTGTACAATACGACGACGAGGAAGACCACGACCCATCGCCGGAGATCGAACGTTCGGACCTGAACGTCTCGTCGACGACGCTCGAGACTGGAGACACGATCACGGCGACCGCGACCTATCGCAACTTCGGTGACGCGTCGGGCGAGACCACAGCACAGCTCACCGTCGACGGAACCGTCGTCGATCAGCGCACGATCGACCTCGAGCCGGGGGAAGAACGAACGGTCACGTTCGAACGCACGATGTACTGGCCCGGCACGTACGAGGTGGGAATCACGGGAGCAGGCAGCCAGTCGGTGACCGTCGGGGGGCCGCCGATCGACGTCGTCAACGCTAGTGTCGATAGCACAACGGTCACCACAGGCGACGCGACCACCGTTCGGGCGACAGTCACGAATCCGACCGACAGGGGGGTCGATCGGACGCTCGAGGTAGCGGTCGACGGCATCGTCGTCGACAGCCGGGCCGTCTCGATTCCGGCGAACAGCGAGCGGACGGTGACATTCGAGCGGGAGTTCGCGACACCGGGGACCTACGAAATCGCAGTCAGCGGCGTCCCCGCGGGCGAGGTATCGGTCGCGGAGCCAGCGGTGGGTACACTGCAGAACCGCGAACTCGCGGCGGTGACGACGGCAGCGCTTGCACCGCCGGCGACGGCGGGGCTGTTGTTCTTGGCGGTGTCGGCGAACCGCCGGTGGGCGATCGTTCGCTAA